The following proteins come from a genomic window of Candidatus Bipolaricaulis sibiricus:
- a CDS encoding Creatinine amidohydrolase, with protein sequence MELSRMSWADAREQLHQARVGLLPVGSTEQHGPHLPLGTDHLTAAEVTRRTAARGDWLVLPVVPVGVSEHHRQFWGTLWVEPAVLRDYVLGIARSLASHGLHRLVFVNGHGGNSAALDEAARILRHEGVFAFVFSWWRAIPELIANTIETGGSHAGEMETSAVLAFAPQLVNSSRYREALTGAAPEWGKRHHGIEIGFDTLDFSRSGATGDPTPASADKGNLLLEAAAERLDAFCRWLAEEPDERLRARPHLP encoded by the coding sequence ATGGAACTCTCTCGGATGAGCTGGGCAGACGCAAGAGAACAACTGCATCAGGCACGGGTCGGCCTTCTCCCGGTAGGGTCGACCGAGCAGCACGGCCCCCACCTCCCGCTGGGAACGGACCACCTCACCGCGGCCGAGGTCACGCGGAGAACAGCGGCCCGAGGAGACTGGCTCGTTCTGCCCGTGGTTCCCGTGGGGGTCTCCGAACACCACCGCCAGTTCTGGGGCACGCTGTGGGTGGAACCGGCAGTGCTCCGGGACTACGTTCTGGGCATCGCGCGCTCCTTGGCGAGCCATGGGCTTCACCGACTGGTGTTCGTCAATGGCCATGGAGGAAACAGCGCTGCCCTCGATGAGGCAGCGCGGATCCTGCGACACGAAGGTGTTTTCGCGTTTGTGTTCTCGTGGTGGCGGGCCATCCCCGAGCTGATCGCCAACACAATCGAGACCGGAGGTTCGCACGCTGGGGAGATGGAGACTTCGGCGGTGCTGGCCTTCGCTCCTCAGCTTGTGAACAGCAGCCGCTACCGCGAGGCACTGACCGGCGCGGCGCCGGAATGGGGCAAGCGCCACCACGGGATCGAGATCGGGTTCGACACCCTGGACTTCTCCCGGAGTGGGGCGACGGGGGATCCCACCCCGGCCAGCGCAGACAAGGGGAACCTACTCCTGGAAGCCGCAGCCGAGCGGCTGGACGCGTTCTGCCGCTGGCTGGCCGAGGAGCCCGACGAGAGACTGCGAGCTCGGCCTCACCTGCCCTGA